From the genome of Eucalyptus grandis isolate ANBG69807.140 chromosome 2, ASM1654582v1, whole genome shotgun sequence, one region includes:
- the LOC104432855 gene encoding MLO-like protein 3, which produces MAGGAEGAAAAAAAATRSLQDTPTWALAAVCFLFISFSIFIEHSIHLLCHWLKRHRKTALFEAVEKLKSVLMLLGFMSLILAVTQRYISKICVPTRVADKMLPCRRSAPTKTTKLKIAFGRTLVADSSLDWIAKGVLNDDAPWQMERRLAENGEGSDYCGAKGMTSLISQEGLNQLSIFIFVLAVMQIVYSVLTMALGRAKMRRWEGWEKETETVEYQTANDPNRFRFTRQTTFGRRHMGAFTETSFHLWTKCFFRQFFHSVAKVDYLTLRHGFISAHLSTSKSFDFQKYIQRSLEDDFRAVVGISPFMWLIVVIFMLVDVHGWYVYLWVSFMPLMIVLVLGTKLEVIVARMALQLQNQNTVIKGTPLVQPNDKLFWFSHPKYVLTLLHYTLFMNAFELAFFIWVTLQFGIKSCYHEHIEIIIVRVVLAITVQVLCSYITLPLYALVTQMGSQFKSAVLEEQTASVIKQWHAGVREKRKQQKKDASNHSREDYSSTIRYSERTNSDVSSSHHRAPTFAEISGTAEITEEFQESGSDRELGQVEGPSDFVRIELSQQVSKDHAQV; this is translated from the exons ATGGCTGGAGGAGCAgaaggagcagcagcagcagcagcagcagccacTCGCTCTCTGCAGGATACACCCACATGGGCTTTGGCCGCCGTCTGCTTCCTCTTCAtctctttctccattttcatcGAGCACTCGATCCACCTTCTCTGCCAT TGGCTCAAACGGCACCGGAAGACTGCGCTGTTCGAGGCCGTCGAAAAGCTCAAATCAG TGCTCATGCTTCTGGGCTTCATGTCTCTCATCCTGGCCGTAACCCAAAGATATATCTCAAAGATCTGCGTACCAACTAGAGTTGCCGACAAGATGCTTCCATGCCGCAGAAGTGCTCCCACCAAAACCACCAAATTAAAGATTGCGTTTGGCCGGACTCTGGTGGCCGATTCGTCCCTAGATTGGATAGCCAAAGGTGTCCTGAACGATGATGCTCCATGGCAAATGGAGCGGAGATTGGCCGAGAATGGCGAGGGCTCCGATTATTGTGGTGCTAAG GGAATGACCTCGCTTATATCACAAGAAGGCCTCAACCAGCTCagcatcttcatcttcgttttAGCTGTCATGCAGATTGTCTACAGTGTTCTCACCATGGCTTTGGGAAGAGCTAAG ATGAGGCGATGGGAAGGCTGGGAGAAAGAGACTGAAACGGTGGAGTATCAAACAGCTAATG ATCCAAATCGGTTCAGATTTACAAGGCAGACCACGTTCGGCCGTAGGCACATGGGAGCTTTCACAGAGACATCCTTTCACTTGTGGACG AAATGCTTCTTCCGGCAGTTCTTCCACTCCGTCGCCAAAGTTGATTATCTCACCTTGCGCCATGGATTCATTTCG GCCCATCTGTCTACAAGTAAATCATTCGATTTCCAAAAGTATATACAGCGATCCCTGGAGGATGACTTCAGAGCAGTCGTTGGCATCAG CCCTTTCATGTGGCTCATTGTGGTCATCTTTATGCTCGTCGACGTGCATG GGTGGTACGTGTACCTTTGGGTGTCATTTATGCCTCTAATG ATAGTGCTGGTACTTGGGACCAAACTGGAGGTGATTGTAGCAAGGATGGCGCTTCAGCTCCAAAACCAGAACACTGTTATCAAAGGAACGCCGCTGGTGCAACCCAATGACAAGCTCTTCTGGTTCAGCCATCCAAAATATGTCTTGACACTCTTGCACTACACATTGTTCATG aaTGCATTTGAGCTTGCTTTCTTCATTTGGGTCACG CTGCAATTTGGGATAAAATCTTGCTACCATGAACATATAGAGATAATCATTGTTAGGGTGGTGTTAGC GATTACTGTCCAAGTCCTTTGCAGTTACATCACGCTTCCCCTCTATGCTCTCGTAACCCAG ATGGGATCGCAATTCAAAAGTGCAGTTTTGGAGGAGCAAACAGCGAGCGTGATAAAGCAATGGCACGCGGGAgttagagagaagagaaagcaacagAAGAAAGATGCAAGTAATCACAGTCGAGAGGACTATTCATCGACCATTCGGTATAGTGAGAGGACGAACTCGGATGTGTCTTCTTCCCATCATCGAGCGCCCACGTTTGCTGAGATTTCCGGCACCGCCGAAATCACCGAGGAATTTCAAGAAAGTGGCTCCGATCGTGAACTTGGCCAGGTTGAGGGTCCATCTGATTTTGTGCGAATAGAATTGTCACAACAAGTGAGCAAGGACCATGCACAGGTATAG